In Bombus pyrosoma isolate SC7728 linkage group LG18, ASM1482585v1, whole genome shotgun sequence, a single genomic region encodes these proteins:
- the LOC122577260 gene encoding uncharacterized protein LOC122577260, protein MGERIFKQDYKRRMKRFGALVESLALFGAEIWSWNMEERLDRIQRRYVVWILGLDMTTPNYVLIEECKLTEIKEKALRRAARYKEKALESKKDLVKECIKER, encoded by the coding sequence ATgggagaaagaatttttaaacagGACTACAAGAGGAGAATGAAGAGGTTTGGAGCACTGGTAGAGAGCTTGGCGCTGTTTGGAGCAGAGATATGGAGCTGGAACATGGAGGAAAGACTGGATAGAATACAAAGAAGATATGTGGTatggatcttaggtttagaTATGACAACACCAAATTATGTATTGATAGAAGAATGCAAGTTaacagaaatcaaagaaaaagcATTAAGAAGAGCAGCAAGGTACAAAGAGAAAGCCTTAGAATCAAAAAAGGACCTAGTAAAGgagtgcataaaggaaagatAG
- the LOC122577259 gene encoding putative hydroxypyruvate isomerase, translating into MSLKFASNLSFMFTEAPSIIERYKLAKEAGFRAVESGFPFGFSIKDVSEAQKNAHVEQILINVFTGDVSKGELGFAAIPGEEENFKKSIDLTIEYAKALNCKRIHIMSGKVNKVTTVNDDVYVKNLLYALQKFEKEGIVGLIEPINNITVPNYYMNSFQKGLDVVKKINKPNLKLQLDIFHLQHICGNITKNIKELLPYIGHVQIAQVPDRHEPDTSGEIDYEYVLSILEKEGYDGYVGLEYCPKSSSVDGLRWIQKYGYEL; encoded by the exons ATGAGCCTTAAATTTGCTTCCAATTTATCCTTTATGTTCACAGAGGCACCATCTATcattgaaagatataaattggCAAAAGAAGCTGGTTTTAGAGCAGTAGAAAGTGGATTTCCTTTTGGTTTCTCCATTAAAGATGTATCAGAAGCCCAAAAAAATGCACATGTTGAACAAATTCTTATAAACGTGTTTACAG gTGATGTTTCAAAAGGAGAGTTAGGATTTGCAGCAATACctggagaagaagaaaactttaaaaaaagCATTGATTTAACaatagaatatgcaaaagcattaaattgtaaacg aattcatattatgTCAGGCAAAGTAAATAAAGTAACAACTGTCAATGATGATGTGTatgtaaaaaatcttttatatgcattgcaaaaatttgaaaaagaggGAATAGTAGGCCTTATAGAAcctattaataatatcaccgtaccaaattattatatgaatagTTTCCAGAAAG gTTTAGATGTAgtaaagaagataaataagccaaatttaaaattacaacttGATATCTTTCACTTACAACATATTTGTGGCAATATTACCAAAAACATCAAGGAACTTCTACCATACATCG GTCATGTACAAATTGCTCAAGTACCAGATAGACATGAACCTGATACTTCTGGGGAAATAGATTATGAATATGTTCTTTcgattttagaaaaagaaggatATGATGGGTATGTAGGTTTAGAATATTGTCCAAAATCGTCATCAGTAGATGGATTACGTTGGATACAAAAATACGGTTATGAATTATAA
- the LOC122577253 gene encoding T-complex protein 1 subunit theta — MALHVPKAPGMAQMLKEGARYFSGLEEAVYGNITACKQFAQTVRTAYGPNGMNKMIINHIEKLFITNDAATIINELEVEHPAAKLLVLASKMQEAEVGDGTNFVIIFAGALLEAAEELLRLGITTSEIVEGYEASLEKALQILPTLVCYEVKDYQDEKQIKLGIKTAIMSKQYGNEEPLTSLVAQACVSILPKKSTFNVDNVRVCKILGSGISSSEVVQGMVFKRQVEGDVTRKDNTKIAVYTCAIDVIQTETKGTVLIKTADELMKFSRGEESLLESQIKAIADSGATVIVSGGKFGDMALHYMNKYNIMAVRIPSKFDVRRLCKTVGATALPKLVPPSKEELGYADSVYIDEVGDTIVVKFAINGKDSRVSTILIRGSTENYMDDIERAIDDGVNTFKGITRDGRFVPGAGATEIELAAQLSTYADTLPGLEQYAVRKFATALEIFPKTLAENSGSHASELLSKLYAAHKEDKKNYGFDIDQKAGLIDTVEAGILDLFLTKQWGLKYAVGVACTVLKVNQIIMAKRAGGPKVPGGGIRDDDE; from the exons atggCTTTGCATGTACCAAAAGCACCGGGCATGGCCCAAATGCTCAAAGAAGGTGCCCGC TATTTCTCAGGTTTGGAAGAAGCAGTATATGGAAATATAACAGCATGTAAGCAGTTTGCACAAACTGTAAGGACTGCTTATGGTCCAAATGGCatgaataaaatgataattaatcaTATAGAGAAATTGTTTATCACAAATGATGCTGcaacaattattaatgaattgGAAGTTGAACACCCAGCTGCTAAATTGTTAGTTCTAGCATCAAAAATGCAAGAAGCAGAAGTTGGCGATGGTACCAATTTTGTAATCATTTTTGCTGGAGCACTTCTTGAAGCTGCAGAAGAACTACTTCGtttg GGAATTACTACATCTGAAATAGTTGAAGGATATGAAGCTTCCTTGGAAAAAGCTTTGCAAATATTACCAACATTAGTTTGCTATGAAGTAAAAGATTATCAAgatgaaaaacaaataaaactgGGAATTAAAACAGCTATTATGAGTAAGCAATATGGAAATGAAGAACCTCTTACTTCTCTTGTTGCACAAGCTTGTGTTTCTATTTTACCAAAAAAATCTACTTTTAATGTGGATAATGTACGTGTTTGTAAAATACTGGGAAGTGGTATATCTAGTTCTGAGGTTGTACAGGGAATGGTATTTAAGAGGCAAGTTGAAGGAGATGTTACAAGAAAAGATAATACCAAAATTGCTGTCTATACTTGTGCTATAGACGTTATACAAACTGAAACAAAAGGAACAGTATTGATAAAAACAGCAGATGAACTGATGAAATTCTCTAGAGGAGAGGAATCCTTATTAGAATCTCAAATAAAAGCAATTGCTGATAGTGGAGCTACTGTGATTGTTTCAGGAGGAAAGTTTGGAGATATGGCTTTACACTACatgaacaaatataatataatggcTGTTCGTATACCTAGTAAATTTGATGTTAGGAGATTATGTAAAACTGTTGGTGCTACTGCACTTCCAAAAttg GTTCCACCATCGAAAGAAGAATTAGGGTATGCAGATTCGGTATATATCGACGAAGTTGGAGACACCATAGTAGTAAAGTTTGCAATAAATGGCAAAGATAGTCGAGTTAGTACTATACTTATTCGGGGATCTACGGAAAATTATATGGATGATATTGAACGGGCTATTGATGATGGAGTCAATACATTTAAAGGAATAACAAGAGATGGGAGATTTGTTCCAGGAGCGGGTGCTACAGAAATTGAACTTGCCGCACAACTCAGTACATACGCAGATACTTTACCAGGTTTAGAACAGTACGCAGTACGTAAATTTGCAACAGCTTTGGAAATTTTCCCAAAAACCTTAGCGGAAAATAGTGGAAGTCATGCATCTGAACTTCTATCCAAGCTTTATGCTGCGCATAAGGAAGACAAAAAGAATTATGGTTTTGACATTGAT CAAAAAGCGGGTCTTATAGATACAGTGGAAGCTGGAATCTTGGATTTATTCTTAACAAAACAATGGGGTTTAAAATATGCTGTTGGCGTTGCATGTACTGTACTTAAAGTCAATCAGATTATAATGGCAAAACGTGCAGGAGGACCAAAAGTACCAGGCGGTGGTATTCGCGACGATGACGAGTGA